From one Cyanobacterium stanieri PCC 7202 genomic stretch:
- a CDS encoding cyanobacterial porin (PFAM: Carbohydrate-selective porin, OprB family; S-layer homology domain~InterPro IPR001119:IPR007049~KEGG: ava:Ava_2510 S-layer region-like~PFAM: Carbohydrate-selective porin OprB; S-layer domain-containing protein~SPTR: All7614 protein; TC 1.B.23): MNKIFWNSLKLTPALIGASLLVNAQAQANEEFTIAQSFDGNSEIIDQLDRYSTEGVTNSQGQVTSVNQLSDVSPTDWAYEALRSLVERYGCIAGYPDRTFRGNRALSRYEFAAGLNACMQSIERLIGTGGVTEEDIAALRRLIAEFETELATLGARVDNLEGRVAFLEDHQFSTTTKLNGEVIMALTGSDNSNQVIFGNRARLALETSFTGRDTLVTRLAAGNIQSFSGGDSVIGDPGGTLNQTFNLGENGNNVELDWLAYYAPISVGNRDIQFFLAAAGGIHSDYAPTTNPFFEDFDGGNGALSTFASSSPIYRIGDGAGIGATFPIGERSGLTLGYLASNANDPSQGAGLFDGDYAALAQLNFGLGQNLDLGFTYVRGFHKAGSPLFGDITGTAIANNPVLTGSQFLDYKSDSFGVQTAFRLSPRVSISGFFNYTDVNLATDNDVLCPDANCNDNIYSYGGGIAFLDLAREGSVLGIFAGVQPYSTRGLEFVDALGERPVRNTPFHIEAFYKYPVSDNVSITPGIIYVDSTDQTNNSSFIGTLRTTFTF; this comes from the coding sequence ATGAATAAAATATTTTGGAATTCTTTAAAACTAACTCCCGCCCTCATCGGTGCAAGTTTGTTAGTAAATGCTCAAGCTCAAGCTAACGAAGAGTTTACCATCGCTCAATCCTTCGATGGCAACAGCGAAATTATTGATCAATTAGACAGATATAGCACCGAAGGAGTTACCAACTCTCAAGGTCAAGTAACCTCCGTTAACCAACTTAGCGACGTATCCCCTACTGATTGGGCTTATGAAGCTCTACGCAGCTTAGTAGAACGCTACGGTTGTATTGCTGGTTATCCTGATCGTACCTTCAGAGGAAACCGTGCCTTAAGTCGTTACGAGTTTGCCGCAGGTTTAAACGCTTGTATGCAATCCATTGAACGTTTAATCGGTACTGGTGGTGTTACTGAAGAAGACATCGCCGCCCTCAGAAGATTAATCGCAGAATTTGAAACTGAACTCGCTACCCTCGGTGCAAGAGTTGACAACTTAGAAGGCAGAGTTGCATTCTTAGAAGATCATCAATTCTCCACCACCACCAAGTTAAACGGTGAAGTTATCATGGCCTTAACTGGTTCTGACAACAGCAACCAAGTAATCTTTGGTAATCGTGCTCGTTTAGCCTTAGAAACCAGCTTCACTGGCAGAGATACCTTAGTAACCCGTTTAGCGGCAGGTAATATCCAGAGCTTCAGCGGTGGTGATTCCGTAATCGGTGATCCCGGTGGTACCTTAAACCAAACCTTCAACCTCGGAGAAAATGGCAATAACGTTGAATTAGATTGGTTGGCATACTATGCCCCCATCAGCGTAGGTAACAGAGACATCCAATTCTTCTTGGCTGCTGCTGGTGGTATCCACAGTGATTATGCTCCTACTACCAATCCTTTCTTTGAAGACTTTGACGGTGGTAATGGTGCATTATCTACCTTCGCTTCTTCTAGCCCCATCTACAGAATTGGTGATGGTGCTGGTATTGGTGCAACCTTCCCCATTGGTGAGCGTTCTGGTTTAACCCTCGGTTACTTAGCTAGTAATGCTAATGATCCTTCTCAGGGTGCTGGTTTATTCGACGGTGACTACGCCGCTTTAGCTCAGTTAAACTTCGGTTTAGGACAAAACCTTGATTTAGGTTTCACCTATGTTCGTGGTTTCCACAAAGCAGGTTCTCCTTTATTCGGTGATATTACCGGTACTGCGATCGCCAATAACCCTGTATTAACTGGAAGTCAATTCTTAGATTATAAGAGTGATTCTTTCGGTGTTCAGACTGCTTTCCGTCTAAGCCCCAGAGTAAGCATCAGTGGTTTCTTCAACTACACCGATGTTAACCTTGCTACTGATAACGATGTTCTTTGCCCCGATGCTAACTGTAATGACAACATCTACAGCTACGGTGGTGGTATTGCATTCTTAGACTTAGCCAGAGAAGGTAGTGTATTAGGTATCTTCGCAGGTGTTCAACCTTACAGCACCAGAGGTTTAGAATTCGTTGATGCCCTTGGCGAGCGCCCCGTAAGAAATACACCTTTCCACATTGAAGCATTCTACAAGTATCCTGTTAGTGATAACGTATCCATCACTCCTGGAATCATCTACGTAGATTCTACTGACCAAACCAATAACAGTAGCTTCATTGGTACTTTAAGAACCACCTTCACTTTCTAA
- a CDS encoding protein of unknown function DUF58 (PFAM: Protein of unknown function DUF58~COGs: COG1721 conserved hypothetical protein (some members contain a von Willebrand factor type A (vWA) domain)~InterPro IPR002881~KEGG: cyt:cce_0324 hypothetical protein~PFAM: protein of unknown function DUF58~SPTR: Putative uncharacterized protein), giving the protein MNRKLTSNHGFFSSLTQWWRNRLPIPSYGGWVLLGIALSFFGAATNTMAGWLYVLSGTSLALAGLNIVIASQTVKKLTIKRLPIEPISAGDELLLELAVTNPSKSSKNFIEIVDPLPFVSSKAVHSSIESLYPQETKKITYYAQVDRRGIYHWSGLDIKSAAPIGLFYARKRRNLEARAIVYPQIIPLKSSPLIDNLGREQTQQQQSERLYHNATEGVTKALRQYRFGDPPRLIHWRSSARFGELQVRELETITGGEQIIICLDNNQSWEQELFERAVIAAASLYFYCSRQQLDVKLWTAKTNTIKGNHVVLEALAAIQPRQGDQDLEIPSEPLVWLSNNPHTLKSLPQGSRWMLFLGENNDLSREQNVSSSGLIYQSSNSLENILQKPLKL; this is encoded by the coding sequence TTGAATCGTAAATTGACTTCTAACCATGGCTTTTTTTCCTCCCTCACGCAATGGTGGCGTAACCGTTTACCTATTCCCTCCTATGGTGGTTGGGTGTTGTTGGGCATTGCCCTGAGTTTTTTCGGTGCCGCTACCAATACCATGGCAGGATGGTTATATGTTTTGAGTGGCACTTCTTTGGCTTTGGCAGGTTTAAACATTGTAATTGCTTCCCAAACTGTCAAAAAATTGACCATCAAACGTCTCCCCATTGAACCGATTAGTGCGGGGGATGAGCTATTGTTAGAGTTGGCGGTGACCAATCCTAGCAAATCCTCAAAAAATTTCATTGAAATAGTGGATCCCTTACCATTTGTTTCGTCTAAGGCTGTTCATAGCTCCATAGAAAGCCTTTACCCTCAAGAAACGAAAAAAATAACCTACTATGCCCAAGTGGATAGGAGAGGTATTTATCACTGGTCTGGGTTGGATATTAAAAGTGCTGCCCCCATCGGTTTATTTTATGCTCGAAAAAGACGAAACCTCGAAGCAAGGGCGATCGTTTATCCTCAAATTATTCCCCTCAAAAGCTCTCCTTTAATTGATAATCTGGGCAGGGAACAAACTCAGCAACAACAAAGTGAAAGACTATATCATAACGCCACCGAAGGAGTAACCAAAGCTCTAAGACAATATCGTTTTGGAGATCCCCCTCGACTAATTCACTGGCGTAGTAGCGCTCGTTTTGGGGAGTTACAGGTGCGAGAATTGGAGACTATTACAGGGGGAGAACAAATTATTATCTGTCTTGATAATAATCAATCTTGGGAGCAAGAACTTTTTGAACGGGCGGTAATAGCCGCTGCATCTTTATATTTTTATTGTAGCCGTCAGCAGTTAGATGTGAAATTGTGGACTGCGAAAACTAATACCATCAAAGGTAATCATGTGGTTTTAGAGGCGCTCGCCGCCATACAACCCCGACAAGGAGATCAAGACTTAGAAATTCCCTCCGAACCCCTGGTGTGGTTATCCAATAATCCTCATACTCTTAAATCCTTACCCCAAGGAAGTAGATGGATGCTTTTTTTAGGAGAAAATAATGATCTTAGTCGGGAACAAAATGTTTCTAGTTCGGGTCTTATCTATCAATCAAGTAATTCCTTGGAAAATATCTTGCAAAAACCTTTGAAACTTTAA
- a CDS encoding protein of unknown function DUF427 (PFAM: Domain of unknown function (DUF427)~COGs: COG2343 conserved hypothetical protein~InterPro IPR007361~KEGG: syp:SYNPCC7002_G0009 hypothetical protein~PFAM: protein of unknown function DUF427~SPTR: Putative uncharacterized protein): protein MAKATWNGVVLAQSDNCEIVEGNYYFPPDTIKEEFFKPSDTHTTCSWKGVASYYTLAVNGEENKDAAWYYPQPKTKAENIKNYVAFWRGVKVES from the coding sequence ATGGCAAAGGCAACTTGGAATGGAGTAGTATTAGCCCAGAGTGATAACTGCGAAATAGTGGAGGGTAACTATTATTTTCCCCCCGACACCATCAAGGAAGAATTTTTTAAACCTAGCGATACCCACACCACTTGTAGTTGGAAAGGAGTAGCCAGTTATTACACCTTGGCAGTTAATGGGGAGGAAAACAAGGATGCGGCTTGGTATTATCCCCAACCCAAAACCAAAGCAGAGAATATCAAAAATTATGTTGCCTTTTGGAGAGGTGTAAAAGTTGAATCGTAA
- a CDS encoding hypothetical protein (KEGG: gfo:GFO_2943 hypothetical protein~SPTR: Putative uncharacterized protein) — protein MELIICFGLAVSVFSLVIALIVGLVSAPTPILLGILVIGMMFTQKSIDKLTSPDATFMEEKDREKIEKVEVKEGKGDDSFLKSMIYRGIKSEHDSSII, from the coding sequence ATGGAATTAATTATTTGTTTCGGACTAGCTGTGTCTGTATTCAGCTTAGTGATAGCACTTATAGTCGGTTTGGTATCTGCACCTACGCCCATTTTGTTAGGTATTTTAGTTATCGGCATGATGTTCACTCAAAAATCCATTGATAAATTAACTTCCCCCGATGCTACTTTTATGGAAGAAAAAGACAGGGAAAAAATAGAAAAGGTTGAGGTAAAAGAAGGTAAAGGAGATGATAGTTTTTTGAAATCAATGATATATCGGGGAATAAAATCTGAACATGATTCTTCTATTATTTAG
- a CDS encoding cobyrinic acid ac-diamide synthase (PFAM: CobQ/CobB/MinD/ParA nucleotide binding domain~COGs: COG1192 ATPase involved in chromosome partitioning~KEGG: cyc:PCC7424_4349 cobyrinic acid ac-diamide synthase~SPTR: Putative uncharacterized protein) gives MGYIISTVNMKGGVGKTTLTVNLATCLAKNFQKKVLVLDLDSQISATLSLLAPQEFGKLRKKRKTLAYLIDNIVQPNPYAKLTIDDIITDSICGLQNLSLLPGDIELYDEYLVSEMLHQKCVESGTTDNFDEVWNNFERVLVDKIVRPIAHNYDFIIMDCAPGYNLLTKSAIASSDFYLLPARPEPLSLVGIQLLERRVKNLKKVHAQVNPLNLDLLGIVFILSEGGLFGRYDRYYSQVKRRVERDFSSEKIFPTDIPMDVNVAKSVDMFMPVVMSAPNCSASKAFNKLTEEFLEKISNYQPSTK, from the coding sequence ATGGGTTATATTATTAGTACGGTGAATATGAAAGGGGGAGTAGGTAAGACTACTTTAACTGTTAATTTAGCTACTTGTTTGGCAAAGAATTTCCAAAAAAAAGTTTTAGTTTTAGATTTAGATTCCCAAATCAGTGCAACTCTTAGCCTTCTAGCGCCCCAGGAATTTGGCAAGTTACGTAAAAAAAGAAAAACCCTTGCTTATTTAATAGATAATATTGTTCAACCAAATCCCTATGCCAAGTTAACTATTGATGATATTATCACCGATTCTATTTGCGGATTGCAAAATTTATCTCTTTTACCAGGGGATATTGAATTATATGATGAGTATTTGGTGTCGGAAATGTTGCACCAAAAATGTGTAGAGTCTGGCACCACAGATAATTTTGATGAGGTATGGAATAATTTTGAACGGGTTTTGGTGGATAAAATTGTTCGTCCCATTGCCCATAATTATGATTTTATTATTATGGATTGCGCCCCAGGGTATAATCTTTTAACCAAAAGTGCGATCGCCTCTAGTGACTTTTATTTATTACCCGCAAGACCAGAACCCCTTTCTCTGGTTGGCATACAGCTGTTAGAAAGGAGAGTAAAAAACCTTAAAAAAGTTCATGCCCAAGTAAATCCTCTCAATCTTGATTTGTTAGGCATTGTATTCATCCTATCCGAAGGAGGACTTTTTGGACGTTATGACCGTTACTATTCCCAAGTAAAAAGAAGAGTTGAGCGAGATTTTAGTTCCGAAAAAATATTTCCCACGGACATTCCCATGGATGTCAACGTTGCTAAATCAGTGGATATGTTTATGCCTGTGGTGATGTCTGCGCCCAATTGTTCAGCCTCCAAGGCTTTTAATAAACTAACAGAGGAATTTTTAGAAAAGATTAGTAACTATCAGCCGTCCACTAAATAA